A genomic stretch from Rubripirellula reticaptiva includes:
- a CDS encoding DNA-3-methyladenine glycosylase I — MMTNRRGTQIGDAAVDRCWWCGSDPQYIQYHDREWGVPVADDTRLFEKVCLEGFQAGLSWLTILRKRDSFREAFDGFDPQRVCRFDQAKVDQLVNNASIVRHRGKIRSAINNAARAIEVGEEFGSLATFLWSFEPKHHRSPKLRSDVNAITEESTNLSKALKKRGWTFVGPTTCFAMMQAMGMVNDHLRTCYCWERIEDARKTFVRP; from the coding sequence ATGATGACAAACCGCCGGGGAACCCAGATCGGCGATGCTGCGGTGGATCGATGTTGGTGGTGCGGAAGCGATCCGCAATACATTCAATATCACGATCGCGAATGGGGCGTGCCCGTCGCGGATGACACACGGTTGTTCGAAAAAGTTTGCCTCGAGGGGTTCCAGGCTGGGCTCAGTTGGCTGACCATCCTACGAAAACGCGATTCATTTCGTGAGGCATTTGACGGGTTTGATCCTCAGCGGGTTTGTCGATTTGACCAAGCCAAGGTTGATCAGCTGGTCAATAACGCGAGTATCGTGCGCCACCGCGGAAAGATTCGATCGGCAATCAACAACGCCGCCCGCGCAATCGAAGTCGGCGAAGAATTTGGGTCGTTGGCCACCTTCCTATGGTCGTTCGAGCCCAAACACCACCGATCGCCCAAATTGCGGTCCGACGTCAACGCAATCACCGAGGAATCGACCAATCTGAGCAAAGCACTGAAGAAACGCGGTTGGACGTTTGTTGGCCCGACGACCTGTTTTGCAATGATGCAGGCCATGGGCATGGTCAACGATCACTTGCGGACCTGCTACTGCTGGGAGAGGATCGAAGACGCGCGAAAAACGTTTGTTCGCCCTTGA
- a CDS encoding DUF721 domain-containing protein, which yields MAKRAKSAISPLASSPDDKPKVRRIGSLISQLMSRKGYARSGVNEHLTETIVAAIGESLAASCRVGNLRAGVLQVFVSDSATLQELNFQKRAILRQFQKDVAGNKVNDIRFRIQAG from the coding sequence ATGGCAAAACGTGCTAAATCCGCGATTTCTCCGTTGGCCAGTTCGCCTGACGATAAGCCAAAAGTCCGTCGAATCGGTTCATTGATCAGTCAGTTGATGTCGCGCAAAGGGTACGCCCGCAGCGGTGTCAACGAACATCTCACCGAAACGATCGTCGCCGCCATTGGCGAATCGCTGGCTGCCTCGTGCCGGGTCGGCAATCTTCGCGCCGGCGTATTACAAGTTTTTGTGTCCGATTCGGCGACGTTACAAGAGTTGAATTTTCAGAAACGGGCGATCCTTCGTCAATTTCAAAAAGACGTTGCTGGCAATAAGGTCAACGACATCCGGTTTCGCATTCAAGCGGGCTAA
- a CDS encoding ATP-dependent zinc protease family protein, whose product MSDQLTPSSGETPLVIIGWREWLSLPDLKIAHIKAKIDTGARSSSLHAFEIEAFDRDGAPWVRFQVHPIQRRDKYSVQCEAPVHDIRNVRSSSGESSIRYVILTSVLWMGETWTVDLTLADRTQMGFRMLVGREAVRGRMLVDPARSYFGGRPSRKNRHPRHRHH is encoded by the coding sequence ATGTCAGATCAGTTGACACCATCGTCTGGTGAAACGCCGCTTGTCATCATCGGATGGCGAGAATGGCTCAGCCTGCCGGACCTGAAAATTGCCCACATCAAGGCGAAAATTGACACAGGTGCTCGTTCATCAAGTCTTCACGCGTTCGAGATCGAAGCGTTCGATCGCGATGGTGCACCTTGGGTACGATTTCAGGTCCACCCGATCCAGCGCCGCGATAAGTACTCGGTTCAGTGTGAAGCACCTGTCCACGACATCCGAAATGTTCGCAGTTCAAGCGGCGAGTCATCGATCCGGTACGTCATTCTGACGTCCGTATTATGGATGGGCGAAACATGGACGGTCGATTTGACTTTGGCCGATCGAACTCAGATGGGTTTCCGAATGTTGGTCGGACGCGAAGCCGTCCGAGGACGGATGTTGGTCGATCCAGCCCGATCCTATTTCGGCGGCCGACCCTCGCGAAAAAACCGTCATCCGCGTCATCGACATCATTAG
- a CDS encoding RimK family alpha-L-glutamate ligase, whose protein sequence is MKLAILSRSNTCYSTKRLVEAAQKRGHQVKVLDTLRFSIDLEQGEPDLYYRSKQLSHYDAIVPRIGASITYFGTAVVRQFEQMDVFTASSSAGISNSRDKLRCLQILSRHQIGIPQTTFVREKKDVLPAIQRVGGVPIIIKLLEGTQGVGVILADSVKIAEAIIETLQSTRQNVLVQKFVAESKGRDIRAFVVGDQVVAAMRRVAQGSEFRSNVHRGGKTERVELSEEYCQTAVRSAQIMGLRVAGVDMLEGNDGPQVMEVNSSPGLEGIETCTQLDIAGAIVDYIAAQVDFPDIDVRQRLTVSRGYGVTEIYIPDGSDFIGKTIDQSGLPEQDINVLTLYRGATVIPNPRLKRTLEPHDRLLCFGKLDAMRGMIPEKTRKRRSPKIKKLSTEVEIPG, encoded by the coding sequence ATGAAGCTTGCGATTCTTTCTCGCAGCAATACCTGTTACAGCACAAAACGACTCGTCGAAGCTGCCCAGAAACGTGGGCATCAGGTCAAAGTCCTCGATACGCTGCGGTTCTCCATCGACTTGGAACAGGGCGAGCCCGACCTCTACTACCGATCCAAACAGCTAAGCCACTATGACGCGATCGTACCGCGAATCGGTGCTTCGATCACGTATTTTGGGACTGCCGTTGTTCGACAATTCGAACAGATGGATGTCTTCACAGCGTCTTCGTCAGCCGGGATTTCGAATTCTCGCGACAAACTTCGCTGTCTTCAAATCCTCAGCCGCCATCAAATCGGTATTCCGCAAACTACCTTCGTCCGTGAAAAGAAGGATGTTCTACCGGCGATCCAGCGAGTCGGCGGGGTGCCGATCATCATCAAACTGCTCGAGGGCACTCAAGGCGTTGGTGTGATTTTGGCCGACAGTGTCAAGATTGCCGAAGCGATCATTGAGACACTGCAGAGCACGCGGCAAAACGTTTTAGTTCAAAAGTTTGTCGCTGAGAGCAAGGGTCGTGACATCCGCGCGTTTGTCGTCGGTGACCAGGTTGTCGCAGCAATGCGGCGAGTCGCCCAAGGCAGTGAATTTCGCAGCAACGTTCACCGCGGCGGCAAGACCGAACGTGTTGAACTTTCGGAAGAGTACTGTCAAACCGCCGTTCGATCAGCCCAGATCATGGGACTGCGCGTCGCGGGCGTTGACATGCTAGAGGGCAATGATGGCCCCCAAGTCATGGAGGTCAATTCGTCCCCTGGTCTCGAAGGAATCGAAACCTGCACGCAGCTAGACATTGCCGGTGCGATCGTGGACTACATCGCAGCCCAAGTTGATTTTCCGGATATCGACGTGCGTCAACGATTGACAGTCAGCCGAGGTTACGGTGTCACCGAGATTTACATACCCGACGGTTCCGATTTCATTGGCAAGACGATCGACCAAAGTGGATTGCCCGAACAAGACATCAACGTCTTAACGCTTTACCGCGGCGCAACGGTAATCCCAAACCCACGACTCAAACGAACCCTTGAACCTCACGATCGACTGCTTTGCTTTGGAAAACTCGACGCCATGCGTGGGATGATTCCCGAAAAAACTCGCAAACGTCGAAGCCCGAAAATCAAAAAACTGTCAACCGAAGTCGAGATCCCTGGCTGA
- a CDS encoding beta-L-arabinofuranosidase domain-containing protein, whose product MTSILHYRLVTAIFALTVIDNGALHADVTDVVSIVVVPNNEPNDASNESSANNFYVGNRVPLVPSRLIALPPGAVTPAGWLAEMLRRQREGLTGHLGEISAWLTKEDNAWLSRDGKGEYGWEEMPYWLKGYIELAYLSNDPAMIAESNVWIEGALASQRPNGDFGPDQRFDDGTRDYWANMVMLFCLQSYYEYGAANGESDQRVLDLMTRYFKYQSTIPDDQMLTGYWQKMRGGDNLHSIYWLYNRTGDADLLPIADKIHRCTANWTLTDDLPNWHNVNIAECFREPATYFLQTHDSSDLQAAYANFHEIRKRFGQVPGGMFGGDENCRVGFDDPRQATETCGFVEQMLSDEIMLQITGDPFWADHCETVALNSYPAAVMPDFKSLRYLTAPNMVLSDAADHAPGIDNSGPFLVMNPFSSRCCQHNHSHGWPYFAKHLWMATPDNGVCAAMYSACEVDAMVGDGTCVRIVESTKYPFDENINLTIHVDQPDSFPIYMRVPAWCKDARLSIDGDVQPIENASGKYIRIHRTWNDSDTVSLSLPMETSLQTWANNHDSVSVNHGPLTFSLKVGERYERKSSVDTAIGDSSWQPGVDQDQWPSFEIRPTTDWNYGLVLDGDQPVIDFEVHRHDWPADDFPFTTESSPITITATARKIPQWTLDRYGLCAVLQDSPVESDQSNERVTLIPMGAARLRISAFPVIANGEGGRRWIEPAKPRPSEFRISASHTNAGDSLDAIDDGLEPQNSSDHDIPRMTWWDRKGTMEWVQYDFADPKMISDVSVFWFDDTGRGECRVPQSWKVLYRDGDQWKPVLDSQTASVKKDRWDKRAFDPVMTKAMRIEVQLRPDVSSGILEWMIGSPAAQ is encoded by the coding sequence ATGACATCGATCCTTCACTATCGGCTTGTTACGGCCATCTTCGCGTTGACCGTGATCGACAACGGGGCACTGCACGCGGACGTGACGGACGTAGTTTCGATCGTCGTCGTGCCGAACAATGAACCGAACGATGCTTCGAACGAATCATCCGCGAACAACTTTTACGTTGGCAATCGCGTTCCGTTGGTCCCAAGCCGACTGATCGCGTTACCGCCCGGCGCGGTAACTCCCGCCGGATGGCTGGCCGAGATGCTTCGTCGTCAACGCGAAGGTTTGACCGGTCACCTTGGTGAGATCAGTGCGTGGTTGACCAAGGAAGACAACGCCTGGCTGAGTCGCGATGGAAAAGGAGAGTACGGGTGGGAAGAAATGCCCTATTGGCTGAAGGGCTATATCGAGCTGGCGTATTTGTCAAACGACCCTGCGATGATTGCCGAAAGCAACGTTTGGATCGAGGGCGCCCTGGCCAGCCAACGACCCAACGGCGACTTTGGCCCCGACCAACGGTTCGACGATGGTACGCGAGACTACTGGGCTAACATGGTCATGTTGTTCTGTTTGCAATCGTACTACGAATATGGTGCGGCGAACGGCGAATCGGACCAACGGGTTTTGGACCTCATGACGCGATACTTCAAGTATCAATCCACCATCCCCGACGACCAGATGCTGACGGGCTATTGGCAGAAAATGCGCGGCGGTGACAACCTGCACAGCATCTATTGGTTGTACAACCGAACCGGCGACGCCGACCTGTTGCCGATCGCTGACAAGATCCATCGCTGCACCGCGAATTGGACGTTGACGGATGATTTGCCAAACTGGCACAACGTCAACATCGCCGAGTGCTTTCGAGAACCGGCAACGTACTTCCTGCAAACGCATGACAGCAGCGATTTGCAGGCCGCGTACGCGAATTTCCACGAAATACGTAAACGTTTTGGTCAGGTTCCCGGCGGCATGTTCGGTGGCGACGAAAATTGTCGCGTTGGTTTCGATGATCCTCGCCAAGCGACCGAAACATGCGGATTTGTCGAACAAATGTTGTCTGACGAAATCATGTTGCAAATCACGGGCGATCCCTTTTGGGCCGACCACTGCGAGACGGTCGCGCTGAACAGTTATCCTGCGGCCGTGATGCCAGACTTCAAATCGCTACGTTATTTGACCGCGCCCAACATGGTGCTTAGCGATGCGGCGGACCACGCACCTGGCATCGATAACAGCGGCCCATTTCTGGTGATGAATCCGTTCAGTTCGCGATGCTGTCAACACAACCACTCGCACGGATGGCCGTACTTTGCCAAGCATCTGTGGATGGCGACGCCCGACAACGGGGTGTGCGCGGCGATGTACAGCGCGTGTGAAGTCGATGCCATGGTCGGCGATGGCACCTGCGTTCGCATTGTCGAATCGACGAAGTACCCGTTCGACGAAAACATCAACTTGACGATCCACGTCGATCAACCGGACTCGTTTCCGATCTACATGCGAGTGCCGGCTTGGTGCAAGGATGCGCGGTTATCGATCGACGGCGATGTTCAACCGATCGAAAATGCGTCTGGAAAGTACATTCGCATCCACCGAACGTGGAACGATAGCGACACGGTCTCGCTAAGCTTGCCGATGGAAACGTCGCTGCAAACGTGGGCGAATAACCACGACAGCGTCAGCGTCAATCATGGCCCGCTGACCTTCTCGTTGAAAGTCGGTGAGCGCTATGAGCGAAAGAGCAGCGTTGATACGGCCATTGGTGATTCGAGTTGGCAACCCGGCGTCGATCAAGATCAGTGGCCTTCGTTCGAGATTCGTCCGACGACGGACTGGAACTACGGATTGGTGCTCGACGGAGATCAGCCCGTCATCGATTTCGAAGTACACCGCCACGATTGGCCGGCGGACGACTTTCCATTCACCACCGAATCGTCGCCCATCACGATCACGGCAACCGCGCGAAAGATTCCCCAGTGGACGCTTGACCGCTATGGACTTTGCGCCGTTCTGCAAGACAGTCCCGTCGAAAGCGATCAATCGAATGAACGTGTGACGTTGATCCCGATGGGGGCTGCGAGGCTTCGCATTTCGGCGTTTCCGGTTATCGCGAATGGGGAAGGCGGCCGTCGATGGATTGAACCCGCAAAGCCTCGTCCATCGGAGTTTCGGATCTCAGCTTCGCATACCAACGCGGGCGATTCGTTGGATGCGATCGACGACGGCCTCGAACCGCAAAATTCGAGTGACCACGATATTCCACGGATGACGTGGTGGGACCGCAAGGGAACCATGGAATGGGTCCAGTACGACTTTGCCGATCCAAAGATGATCTCGGACGTTTCGGTTTTTTGGTTTGATGATACCGGGCGAGGCGAGTGTCGCGTCCCCCAGTCATGGAAGGTGCTCTACCGCGACGGCGATCAATGGAAACCGGTTTTGGATTCGCAGACTGCGTCGGTCAAAAAGGACCGATGGGACAAGCGTGCGTTCGATCCGGTGATGACTAAGGCGATGCGAATCGAAGTCCAGTTACGCCCAGACGTTTCCAGCGGAATTTTGGAATGGATGATCGGCTCACCAGCGGCTCAGTAG
- a CDS encoding 3-keto-disaccharide hydrolase — translation MAITFSSVNAQESEWISLFDGNSMDGWKKVGSDNSNWEIKDGVIKGTGDASMLVNTSGPYKNFKYRAEVQINDGGNSGLYFRTTPEPGFMDGYEAQIDSTHTDPIRTGSLYGFCHVYRQVVKPGQWFTYELEVRDDVWRGREMTRIKITIDGNELYEYMDFDKTYKEGHFAFQQHDPGSIVNIRQVEVSPLP, via the coding sequence ATGGCAATTACCTTTTCGTCCGTTAACGCTCAGGAATCCGAATGGATTTCGTTGTTCGACGGCAATTCGATGGACGGATGGAAAAAAGTCGGTTCTGACAACAGCAACTGGGAAATCAAAGATGGTGTGATTAAAGGCACTGGCGACGCCTCGATGCTGGTGAACACGTCTGGTCCGTACAAGAATTTCAAGTATCGCGCCGAAGTTCAAATCAACGACGGTGGCAACTCGGGGTTGTACTTCCGAACGACTCCAGAACCCGGCTTCATGGATGGATACGAAGCACAGATCGACAGCACTCACACCGACCCGATCCGCACAGGATCGCTGTACGGTTTCTGTCATGTGTACCGCCAAGTCGTCAAACCCGGCCAATGGTTCACGTACGAATTGGAAGTACGCGACGACGTATGGCGCGGCCGAGAAATGACTCGAATCAAAATCACGATCGATGGCAACGAACTGTATGAATACATGGATTTTGACAAGACGTACAAGGAAGGCCACTTCGCGTTCCAACAGCACGATCCTGGCAGCATCGTGAACATCCGACAAGTTGAAGTCTCACCGCTGCCGTAG
- a CDS encoding glutaminase family protein — protein sequence MNLKTTIATTLAGIAMLLSTTHGRCDEAKTFRPPAVPLVACDPYFSVWSQTDNLWSTETTHWTGTQHRMAAIVRVDGTAYRLMGAGPQPIAAMEQQSVHVLPTQTVYRFSEAKVAVKLTFTTPSLPDDIAILSRPTTYVDCEVTATDGKLHDVEFYFDAGGELATNELDQQVAGNMASIAGVTALEIGTQTQKILGRSGDDLRIDWGYLYVAADNQFAPVATFGDAKSLRQRFAKKGVASLSATGPEHAEQSFPVDAGKVVASIAMSMGKVGAKVSNAYVLIAYDDLFSIEFMKKRLRPYWRKDGWQADDLISAAIQEHDELIARCETFDAELMADAVNSGGQEYADICSLAYRQCLAAGKFVADENGQPLQFCKENHSNGCIATSDVFYPMIPQFLLFGPTMTKSVLVPFMEYAASDRWRFPYAPHDLGTYPKANGQRYGGGENSEDGQMPVEESGNLLILFGALAKMEGNADFAELYWPQVSQWASYLKEKGFDPENQLCTDDFAGHMAHNVNLSAKAIMGLGSYAMLCEMRGMNDEAQQYQAVAKKYAAQWIEAARDGDHFVLAFDRKDTWSQKYNLVWDRILGLDLFPDEVLETEMAFYRKSQNEYGLPLDSRSDYTKLDWVLWTATLTQNRKDFDALTLPVHRFLNATPQRTPMTDWYFTSTADKVGFDARPVVGGVFLKMLYDSTLWAKHAGRDQTKAKEWAPMPIPPKTITLIPTGEKHDAVYHYVTTKPTDDWFTSDFAIDGWKKGMGGLGTETPSKTRWASSEIWTRRTVNINSPIPNQVGLRIWHDEDATVYINGKQIISLGGYTTGYEVFEIPATSLKQGDNIVAIHVRQTTGGQFIDFGIDKLVLQQ from the coding sequence ATGAACCTTAAAACGACGATTGCGACGACCCTAGCAGGGATCGCAATGCTGCTATCGACAACGCATGGTCGTTGCGACGAAGCAAAGACCTTCCGCCCACCGGCCGTACCGTTGGTCGCCTGTGATCCGTATTTCAGCGTCTGGTCGCAAACCGACAACCTTTGGTCGACCGAGACGACGCACTGGACCGGCACGCAACACCGAATGGCAGCGATCGTGCGAGTTGATGGAACCGCTTATCGTTTGATGGGCGCCGGTCCGCAACCGATTGCCGCGATGGAACAACAGTCGGTTCACGTACTGCCCACGCAAACGGTCTATCGATTTTCGGAAGCCAAAGTGGCCGTCAAGTTGACCTTCACAACGCCATCGTTACCCGATGACATTGCAATCCTCAGTCGTCCGACGACCTACGTGGATTGCGAAGTCACAGCGACAGACGGAAAACTGCACGACGTCGAATTCTATTTCGACGCCGGTGGCGAACTTGCAACCAACGAACTGGACCAGCAGGTTGCTGGCAACATGGCGTCGATCGCCGGAGTCACAGCGCTCGAAATCGGCACGCAAACCCAAAAGATCCTGGGGCGTTCAGGTGACGATTTGCGAATCGATTGGGGATACTTGTACGTCGCCGCTGACAATCAATTCGCACCGGTCGCGACCTTCGGTGATGCAAAATCGCTTCGTCAACGGTTTGCCAAGAAGGGTGTCGCCAGTCTTTCCGCCACAGGTCCTGAACACGCCGAACAATCATTTCCGGTGGATGCCGGCAAGGTCGTCGCGTCGATCGCGATGTCGATGGGAAAGGTTGGTGCAAAGGTTTCGAACGCATACGTCTTGATCGCGTACGACGACCTGTTTTCGATCGAGTTCATGAAAAAGCGACTTCGCCCCTATTGGCGAAAAGACGGATGGCAGGCCGACGACTTGATCTCGGCCGCGATCCAAGAACATGATGAACTGATCGCTCGCTGCGAAACCTTTGATGCCGAGCTGATGGCCGACGCAGTAAACAGCGGCGGTCAAGAGTACGCCGATATCTGTTCGCTCGCCTATCGTCAGTGTTTGGCAGCGGGGAAGTTTGTTGCGGACGAAAACGGACAGCCGCTTCAATTTTGCAAAGAAAATCATTCCAACGGGTGCATCGCGACGTCGGATGTGTTCTATCCGATGATTCCCCAGTTTCTGTTGTTCGGGCCGACGATGACCAAGTCCGTCCTGGTTCCGTTCATGGAATATGCGGCCTCGGATCGTTGGAGGTTTCCATACGCTCCACATGATCTTGGCACCTATCCCAAGGCCAACGGCCAACGCTACGGCGGCGGCGAAAACAGCGAAGACGGTCAAATGCCTGTCGAAGAGTCCGGCAATCTGTTGATCCTTTTCGGGGCACTTGCAAAAATGGAAGGGAACGCTGATTTCGCCGAACTCTATTGGCCCCAAGTAAGTCAGTGGGCGAGCTATTTGAAGGAGAAAGGATTCGATCCGGAAAACCAACTGTGTACCGATGACTTCGCCGGACACATGGCGCATAACGTGAACCTCAGTGCGAAGGCAATCATGGGATTGGGTTCGTATGCGATGCTTTGCGAAATGCGAGGAATGAACGACGAGGCGCAACAGTATCAGGCGGTCGCGAAGAAGTATGCGGCGCAGTGGATCGAGGCGGCTCGCGATGGCGATCACTTTGTCTTGGCGTTCGATCGCAAAGACACCTGGAGCCAAAAATACAACTTGGTTTGGGATCGTATCCTGGGCCTAGATCTGTTTCCCGACGAAGTACTTGAAACCGAGATGGCGTTCTATCGCAAATCGCAGAACGAATACGGTTTGCCGCTGGACAGTCGATCCGACTACACCAAACTGGACTGGGTATTGTGGACGGCGACGCTGACCCAGAATCGCAAGGACTTCGACGCACTGACGCTTCCCGTTCACCGGTTCTTGAACGCGACGCCGCAGCGAACACCGATGACGGATTGGTACTTCACGTCGACGGCCGACAAGGTCGGCTTTGACGCGCGGCCCGTCGTCGGCGGTGTCTTCTTGAAGATGCTTTACGATTCGACCCTTTGGGCCAAGCACGCGGGAAGAGACCAAACCAAGGCCAAAGAATGGGCACCGATGCCGATCCCGCCCAAGACGATCACTTTGATTCCCACCGGCGAAAAGCATGACGCGGTCTACCACTACGTCACGACCAAGCCGACCGACGACTGGTTTACCAGCGATTTTGCGATCGACGGCTGGAAGAAAGGAATGGGCGGATTGGGTACTGAAACGCCAAGCAAAACACGTTGGGCATCGTCCGAAATTTGGACGCGCCGTACCGTCAATATCAATTCGCCGATTCCCAATCAAGTCGGCCTGCGGATTTGGCACGACGAGGATGCGACGGTCTACATCAATGGGAAGCAGATCATCTCGCTGGGCGGTTATACGACCGGCTACGAAGTGTTTGAGATTCCCGCTACATCGTTGAAACAAGGCGATAACATCGTCGCAATCCACGTTCGCCAAACGACGGGCGGTCAATTCATCGACTTCGGAATCGATAAACTGGTTCTACAACAGTAG
- a CDS encoding glycoside hydrolase family 2 protein: protein MDQTYADEPLQNAWRYTFEDPESGWELPAFDDSGWQEGLGGFGTRGTPAARVGTTWKTNHIYVRKSFSLEKIPDHPGLLIHHDDEAEVFINGKLVTSLDKWSTAYEIKPLDDQHRQTLKQGENVLAVHCHQDAGGQYIDVHVIDIDDPPALPPMSPFKSDLITQWGSELTPENAWTEYPRPQQAREAWTNLNGLWDYSVTTVQQTETPTDWDGKILVPFSLESRLGGAQRMLDAAETLWYHRKFDAKVEADKHLLLNFEAVDYRCEVFVNGISVGSHQGGNAPFSFDITGAIENGKNTLVVRVEDETEAWQLRGKQVVSPGGIMYTQVSGIWQTVWMEQVNATHLSGLKIATDVKTGTITVKGMVDGNSQNCRLRVVVADDGAEVSDIAGEVVAGAGHVTINVAQPKLWSPDSPHLYELEVSLIDAAGKMIDQVDSYAGIRTVGKVRDADGNWRMTMNGKVIFHWGPLDQGWWPDGLLTPPSDEGMLFDIEWLKEAGFNMIRKHIKVEPRRYYYHCDRLGMMVWQDQVSGGQGPPWTRMAPDPVDADWSNANHDQYMLELEQMIGNLENHPSIVVWVPFNEAWGQHRSVETGKWTVKRDPSRLINIASGGNFWPVGDIADEHAYPNPAFPINDSRFDDYVKVVGEFGGHGYPVEGHLWDADRENWGYGGLPKTMSEYHDRYETSLSILNQLRAKGIAGGVYTQTTDVEGEINGLMTYDRKVEKISPKELNKLHQVLFEPIETSVPR from the coding sequence ATGGATCAGACATACGCCGACGAACCGCTTCAGAACGCTTGGCGCTACACGTTCGAAGATCCCGAGTCGGGATGGGAATTGCCTGCCTTCGACGACAGTGGTTGGCAAGAAGGTCTGGGCGGTTTCGGAACCCGCGGCACTCCGGCCGCTCGGGTCGGGACAACATGGAAGACGAACCACATCTACGTTCGAAAATCGTTCTCGCTCGAAAAGATTCCGGACCATCCCGGATTGCTGATTCATCACGATGACGAAGCCGAAGTGTTTATCAACGGCAAGCTGGTCACCTCGTTGGACAAGTGGTCGACCGCTTACGAAATCAAGCCACTTGACGACCAACACCGTCAAACTCTGAAGCAGGGCGAGAACGTTTTGGCCGTCCATTGCCACCAAGACGCTGGTGGCCAATACATTGACGTCCACGTGATCGACATCGACGATCCGCCAGCGTTGCCCCCGATGTCGCCGTTCAAATCAGATCTGATTACCCAGTGGGGCAGCGAGTTGACGCCAGAGAATGCTTGGACCGAATACCCGCGGCCCCAACAGGCTCGCGAAGCATGGACGAATCTGAACGGTTTGTGGGACTACAGCGTCACCACTGTACAACAGACAGAAACGCCGACCGATTGGGACGGAAAGATCTTGGTTCCGTTTAGCTTGGAATCGCGACTCGGTGGCGCGCAACGTATGTTGGACGCAGCCGAAACACTCTGGTATCACCGCAAATTTGACGCCAAAGTCGAAGCAGACAAACACTTGCTTCTGAATTTCGAAGCCGTCGATTATCGCTGCGAAGTTTTCGTCAATGGAATCTCGGTGGGCAGCCACCAAGGCGGCAACGCGCCGTTTTCGTTCGACATCACCGGAGCCATCGAGAATGGCAAGAACACGTTGGTGGTCCGCGTCGAAGACGAAACCGAAGCATGGCAACTGCGCGGCAAGCAAGTCGTCTCGCCCGGCGGAATCATGTACACCCAAGTGTCCGGTATTTGGCAAACGGTGTGGATGGAACAAGTCAACGCAACGCACCTGAGCGGATTGAAGATCGCTACTGATGTGAAAACGGGAACGATCACGGTCAAGGGAATGGTCGATGGCAATTCGCAAAACTGTAGACTGCGTGTCGTCGTAGCCGATGACGGCGCCGAAGTATCTGACATAGCCGGCGAAGTGGTGGCCGGTGCCGGGCACGTGACGATTAACGTCGCGCAACCGAAACTATGGTCACCCGATTCGCCGCATTTGTACGAATTGGAAGTCTCGTTGATTGACGCGGCAGGCAAAATGATCGACCAAGTCGATTCGTACGCTGGTATTCGCACCGTCGGCAAAGTCCGCGACGCGGACGGCAATTGGCGCATGACGATGAACGGTAAAGTCATTTTTCATTGGGGCCCCCTGGACCAAGGTTGGTGGCCTGACGGACTGTTGACGCCGCCGTCGGACGAAGGAATGTTGTTCGACATCGAATGGTTGAAAGAGGCCGGATTCAACATGATTCGCAAGCACATCAAAGTCGAACCTCGCCGGTACTACTATCATTGTGATCGACTGGGAATGATGGTGTGGCAGGACCAAGTCAGTGGCGGCCAGGGACCACCGTGGACACGCATGGCGCCAGATCCCGTCGATGCCGATTGGAGCAACGCAAACCACGATCAATACATGCTCGAATTGGAACAGATGATCGGCAATCTGGAAAATCATCCATCGATCGTCGTTTGGGTTCCTTTCAATGAAGCGTGGGGCCAACACCGCAGCGTTGAAACAGGCAAGTGGACCGTCAAACGGGATCCGAGTCGCTTGATCAATATCGCCAGCGGCGGCAACTTTTGGCCGGTCGGTGATATCGCCGATGAACACGCTTACCCAAATCCGGCTTTCCCGATCAACGACTCGCGATTCGATGACTATGTCAAAGTCGTCGGTGAATTTGGCGGACACGGCTATCCGGTCGAAGGCCATTTATGGGACGCCGATCGCGAAAATTGGGGTTACGGCGGTTTGCCGAAAACGATGTCTGAGTATCACGATCGCTATGAAACGTCGCTGAGCATCTTGAACCAACTCAGAGCGAAAGGCATTGCGGGCGGCGTCTATACACAAACGACCGATGTCGAAGGAGAAATCAATGGTTTGATGACCTACGACCGCAAGGTTGAAAAGATCTCTCCGAAAGAACTCAACAAGCTGCATCAAGTGTTGTTTGAACCGATCGAAACTTCCGTTCCGCGCTAG